The Prochlorococcus marinus str. MIT 9301 genome segment TTTGGTTTAATTGTTGTTTTGTTGGGGGGATGGTTTTTTACCTTGGCAACTGCGTTGCTTACATATTTAGCATTATTAGAATTTTTTAGAATGGCAGAATTTAAAGGAATAAGACCAGCTACAAAAACCACATTATTTTCGTCGTTTATTATTATAGTTTCTACTTATCTTGAGACCATTGGTGTGCTTGAAGGAGAAATTTCAAATTCAATTTTGCCAATCTGTTCAGTTGGGATATGCACTTGGTTACTTTTGCAACCAAAATCTGGGACAATTTCAGATATTGCAGCATCTATTTTTGGATTATTCTATTTAGGTTTTTTACCTAGTTACTGGATTAAGTTGAGGGGATTAGATTCAGTGATAATAAGTTCAAATCAGAGTATTATGTCGTTTGAGAACTTATCAAATACCACAGGTCTTCATTTAACTTTAACTTCTTGTTTTTTAATTGTAGCTAGTGATATTGGTTCTTATTTCATTGGGAAGTCATTTGGTAAAACATCTCTATCTCCAATATCTCCGAGCAAAACTATAGAAGGTTTAATTGGAGGAATATCCTGTTCAATTTTACTAGCAATATTTTTCGCATTTTTAATGAATTGGGAAAATCCATTAATTGTTGGAATAATTTATGGAATTTCAATTTCTCTTATGGCATTAGTTGGAGATTTAATAGAATCTATGATGAAGAGAGATGCAAAAATAAAAGATTCCGGAACTTTTTTACCGGGACATGGAGGGATTCTTGACAGAATTGACAGTTACATCTTTACTCCATCTGTTTTGTATTACTTTTTTATAATTCTCAAATATCTAAATTAATTAAGAAAAATTTTATTCCAAAAAATAATCTTTGATAATTTTGCTAGATAATGATGGAAGATCTATATGTGGAAGATGACCACAATTTTGTAACCCTACAAAATTTAAT includes the following:
- a CDS encoding phosphatidate cytidylyltransferase; the encoded protein is MRFKSGLLIGIFGLIVVLLGGWFFTLATALLTYLALLEFFRMAEFKGIRPATKTTLFSSFIIIVSTYLETIGVLEGEISNSILPICSVGICTWLLLQPKSGTISDIAASIFGLFYLGFLPSYWIKLRGLDSVIISSNQSIMSFENLSNTTGLHLTLTSCFLIVASDIGSYFIGKSFGKTSLSPISPSKTIEGLIGGISCSILLAIFFAFLMNWENPLIVGIIYGISISLMALVGDLIESMMKRDAKIKDSGTFLPGHGGILDRIDSYIFTPSVLYYFFIILKYLN